In Vitis vinifera cultivar Pinot Noir 40024 chromosome 11, ASM3070453v1, a genomic segment contains:
- the LOC109121383 gene encoding protein FIP1 isoform X1: MSTERHSSATSTSPEENTLFLDVLHEAPLFGHRKPTSIIGSVFYCFLLASYAILAVAAPWMFHPIKSLGPSLLCSCDVAFLMITGAFQQYLVYQVQKIRLQGYYMFSQKLKHIVRLPFATTAYGTAAMLLVMVWKPHISILSISTILRIIMLVEAVCAASFMSVYIGYVYQYNSLNSQPDVLKSLYSPLQPSSSLEGLRYYEGGRLSDQQMALLQYQRENLHFLSEEILRLQECLSKYERSNDGSTPQVDLAHLLAARDQELRTVSAEMNQIQSELSLARSLIAERDSEIQQVRTTNNQYIEENERLRAILGEWSNRAAKLERALEVERMSNLELQKKITTLRNQQNLSGEPS, translated from the exons ATGTCAACGGAGCGGCACTCGTCGGCGACCTCCACGTCGCCGGAGGAGAACACCTT GTTTCTTGATGTACTGCATGAGGCTCCTTTATTTGGTCATCGAAAGCCTACGAGCATCATCGGGAGTGTTTTCTACTGTTTTTTATTGGCAA GTTATGCTATTTTGGCTGTGGCAGCTCCATGGATGTTTCATCCGATAAAGAGTTTGGGCCCCTCATTGCTTTGCAGTTGTGATGTTGCTTTTTTGATGATCACAG GTGCCTTTCAACAGTATCTAGTCTACCAAGTCCAAAAGATCCGCTTGCAG GGTTACTATATGTTCAGCCAGAAGTTGAAGCATATTGTTCGCCTACCTTTTGCTACTACTGCATATG GAACTGCTGCAATGCTACTTGTCATGGTGTGGAAACCACACATCAGTATTCTTTCCATCTCTACCATACTGAG GATTATTATGTTGGTTGAAGCAGTATGTGCAGCATCTTTTATGAGTGTTTATATTG GTTATGTGTACCAGTACAATTCCTTGAATTCTCAGCCTGATGTTTTGAAGTCATTATATTCTCCACTTCAACCATCTAGTTCTTTGGAAGGTTTGAG GTATTATGAGGGTGGTCGGCTCTCTGACCAGCAAATGGCTTTGTTGCAATACCAGCGGGAAAATCTTCATTTTTTGAGTGAGGAG ATTCTCCGGTTGCAAGAATGCTTAAGTAAATATGAACGGTCAAATGATGGGAGCACACCTCAG GTTGATCTTGCCCATCTTTTAGCAGCTCGTGATCAGGAATTGCGAACAGTTTCTGCTGAG ATGAATCAAATACAGTCTGAGCTTAGTCTTGCTCGATCCTTGATTGCTGAGAGGGACTCTGAGATCCAGCAAGTCCGCACCACCAACAATCAG TATATTGAAGAGAATGAAAGGCTGAGAGCTATACTAGGAGAATGGAGCAACCGAGCAGCCAAG CTTGAGCGAGCATTGGAGGTTGAGCGGATGTCCAATCTTGAATTACAAAAGAAGATAACAACCCTGAGAAATCAACAAAACCTCTCAGGCGAACCTAGCTAG
- the LOC109121383 gene encoding protein FIP1 isoform X2 produces the protein MFHPIKSLGPSLLCSCDVAFLMITGAFQQYLVYQVQKIRLQGYYMFSQKLKHIVRLPFATTAYGTAAMLLVMVWKPHISILSISTILRIIMLVEAVCAASFMSVYIGYVYQYNSLNSQPDVLKSLYSPLQPSSSLEGLRYYEGGRLSDQQMALLQYQRENLHFLSEEILRLQECLSKYERSNDGSTPQVDLAHLLAARDQELRTVSAEMNQIQSELSLARSLIAERDSEIQQVRTTNNQYIEENERLRAILGEWSNRAAKLERALEVERMSNLELQKKITTLRNQQNLSGEPS, from the exons ATGTTTCATCCGATAAAGAGTTTGGGCCCCTCATTGCTTTGCAGTTGTGATGTTGCTTTTTTGATGATCACAG GTGCCTTTCAACAGTATCTAGTCTACCAAGTCCAAAAGATCCGCTTGCAG GGTTACTATATGTTCAGCCAGAAGTTGAAGCATATTGTTCGCCTACCTTTTGCTACTACTGCATATG GAACTGCTGCAATGCTACTTGTCATGGTGTGGAAACCACACATCAGTATTCTTTCCATCTCTACCATACTGAG GATTATTATGTTGGTTGAAGCAGTATGTGCAGCATCTTTTATGAGTGTTTATATTG GTTATGTGTACCAGTACAATTCCTTGAATTCTCAGCCTGATGTTTTGAAGTCATTATATTCTCCACTTCAACCATCTAGTTCTTTGGAAGGTTTGAG GTATTATGAGGGTGGTCGGCTCTCTGACCAGCAAATGGCTTTGTTGCAATACCAGCGGGAAAATCTTCATTTTTTGAGTGAGGAG ATTCTCCGGTTGCAAGAATGCTTAAGTAAATATGAACGGTCAAATGATGGGAGCACACCTCAG GTTGATCTTGCCCATCTTTTAGCAGCTCGTGATCAGGAATTGCGAACAGTTTCTGCTGAG ATGAATCAAATACAGTCTGAGCTTAGTCTTGCTCGATCCTTGATTGCTGAGAGGGACTCTGAGATCCAGCAAGTCCGCACCACCAACAATCAG TATATTGAAGAGAATGAAAGGCTGAGAGCTATACTAGGAGAATGGAGCAACCGAGCAGCCAAG CTTGAGCGAGCATTGGAGGTTGAGCGGATGTCCAATCTTGAATTACAAAAGAAGATAACAACCCTGAGAAATCAACAAAACCTCTCAGGCGAACCTAGCTAG